The Oscarella lobularis chromosome 12, ooOscLobu1.1, whole genome shotgun sequence genome window below encodes:
- the LOC136194068 gene encoding uncharacterized protein, which translates to MLKLTSPVPKLPSRVRLERNVTTLGRQADRVDVTIDSDVYRCMISRVHARIVRDRASNAYSIHSQGLNGLLINRIVRDRAVLVDGDEITFGGAGAGSDVGKLIEKPASDIVYEFRSVYKDAEEEEKELKEKEADVSDCDSQESKTDAKVDAQVFEDLNEEFICSICRDLICVAVALPCSHAFCKDCIETWFKRTRDCPSCRSKCSGKPVPVKALDNAIAHVAAKILSEEDQKLRKERIEGLLGKKKRASPSAKKDKLDTVVVSSSSDDDSDDSDAIIHERSYGVQHASSGRSHCVRCDQTIRRNDLRWYRTAFHENGFLYQQYFHLDCYRPPRHAFDGIIYERLNREEMERVQRKLY; encoded by the exons ATGCTCAAACTCACGTCCCCCGTCCCAAAACTGCCGTCTCGAGTGCGTCTCGAGCGAAACGTAACGACACTCGGTCGTCAAGCCGACCGCGTGGACGTGACAATCGATAGCGACGTGTATCGTTGCATGATCAGTCGCGTTCACGCGCGAATcgttcgcgatcgcgcgtcgaacgcgtaCAGCATCCACAGCCAAGGTCTCAACGGCCTTCTAATAAACCGAAtcgttcgcgatcgagccgttctcgtcgacggcgacgaaataaCGTTCGGCGGCGCCGGAGCGGGAAGCGACGTCGGAAAATTGATCGAGAAGCCAGCGTCGGACATTGTCTACGAATTTCGATCGGTTTACAAGGACgccgaagaggaggaaaaggaattgaaggagaaagaggctGATGTCTCTG ACTGCGACTCGCAAGAGTCTAAGACGGACGCTAAAGTAGACGCGCAGGTGTTCGAAGATTTGAACGAAGAGTTTATCTGCTCCATCTGTCGTGACCTCATctgcgtcgccgtcgctctgcCGTGTTCGCACGCCTTTTGCAAGGACTGCATAGAGACTTGGTTCAA AAGAACGCGTGACTGCCCCTCCTGTCGAAGCAAGTGCTCCGGAAAACCAGTCCCAGTCAAA gcTCTTGACAATGCGATTGCGCACGTGGCTGCGAAGATTTTATCAGAAGAGGATCAGAAACTTCGTAAGGAAAGAATAGAG GGGCTACttggaaagaagaagagagcctCTCCATCAGCGAAAAAGGACAA ACTAGACACTGTCGTggtgtcgtcgtcttccgacgacgactcaGACGACTCGGACGCC atAATCCACGAACGCTCCTACGGCGTTCAACACGCGTCGAGCGGTCGTTCGCATTGCGTGAGATGCGATCAAACTATTCGACGAAA TGACTTGCGGTGGTATCGCACCGCTTTTCACGAAAACGGGTTTCTGTATCAGCAGTACTTCCACTTGGATTGTTATCGTCCACCGAGGCACGCTTTTGATGGG ATTATTTATGAACGTTTGAATCGAGAAGAGATGGAACGCGTTCAGCGAAAGctctattaa
- the LOC136194063 gene encoding uncharacterized protein → MSNSSCTSSEHPLTRFFKPRAFSRRELDRDFSPTLMARPRCLLAASLLLSLVLFARGQSGYTTDECEDLIPPGLSQQNRGVGDFPYIISVATTNGSVVASYRPSRTYIVSLLDVSVSKRTYVAFLLQARADTSRAIGRFAEDALARTLTCSSVNDSVTNRNIMGQLPYSKISVMWKAPDQYTTDTICFTASVVDSNSSWFILNDTCISRFVSCSPSPCQNGGNCSVVNGTFHCACPYSYLPPFCEKKSSCLPNPCANGGSCVSRSSARGFYCQCAENFAGEICQSPVPYSYGLSVKLDRNRTTVSWNSSAIAALFNSSTSFRTISVLYGISPGPVFVPEQIDLPGVANGVTITDLLPGFSYDLTVKFVPTNQLEVSSVLVAGNFTTPSNCSAGKYGSNCSEDCGCLSVTNVGTCNLQTGRCYCRKYGDNVNGLDVIRAPVVRIESVSRHSVAISVNLNDTLLGVSDLNYTVLFVEGRIDRSGVSRRRTTDSWNSVLCTGSPKKCEIQYLTAGQDYSLAVEMSYATPKSGFGPSASCLSGVVSFRTEEPECPSLCDCTEESHGVYPYTGAFLHVNCSYRGLAHVPRNLSNATTHLDLAGNSLGGLDPLELMPLTSLLYLNLSNAGLGRLGNEPFKGLNIAILDLSHNGLSDDDLLCVSFQGMNPTLTYLYLQHNDLNAIETCKDDQVSGAKKAFSSLLYIDLSHCDITQLSTDFLKLMPNLFYLYLQFNSLSVFPTVALRQLKSLTVLDVGHNDFTSVDADAFSADLSTLYLNDNQIRDIPSGAFTNAKNLYVLDLSNNNLQNFDKKLLFNLTYLSQLNLRGNGIRFLAPGLLSTNPYIRTLDISNNGLAELDPRLFHGLTMLGFLYCDGNAFNCDCAKTWAYNFNWTINQVPVTQFNSSYNCSCTDCKTTCPADCDQISSKLTCRAITAGCSCFQSSVAKCPNFATLDTCGSSPCMNGGSCTILNNRYKCICPFDYEGQQCETKLNCQPNPCLNRGRCYERRGGRYSCSCKDGYAGDRCEIEIPYDYGISVMSLSEYNASVSWNIGNISRLLNDSVLNSYLSYGIKTQYGSLPKVGASVSKGASSAVLTDVRPGFEYVLELTVILGGSKSATIIGTYTQPSDCPTGTYGKIDNCTLKCPCSTSNNVGSCDVDNGQCFCQNKTADAIGTSVIRAPLLRVIDVGEDHVNVSIDHSQFPGYFDLIVLFFPNWQLPEYLVNYWFNVNCTGREASCRIPHLSSGTKYSLAVQATYSRGQRLGVGECVSGAVYTTTTKGFCPKECVCNEDIGSFRGTTPSPNRFYYVDCSNKSLKAIPSKFSPKTTHLFLDRNAITFFPSGAFDNMPFLILLNLSRNAISKISGSPFAGLSLGVLDLSSNKLPDGQAFCRAFTNLTAASLLNLQSNSLTDLNCNAVGSFVYSLRQIDLSYNMLKSKTIGIVRYSNRLSSLKLRHNAFDDVPTSELQAATDLAHLDLSHNSITFIGDETIPNSELGRLYLQSNKISRIDSGSFRNMTGLLILDLSYNSVAYLHAELFVNCTYLQHLSLAENQIQYVPPGLFSNNQLMRVFDISNNSVSEVDPRAFVGPYSISTLNCEGNPFNCDCARQWALNSSWTSYRIIPTDLAPHQCACHTGLCTGLCRICRLVRIHPKCRSVSSGCSCFSSSVQRCPDFDPIITFPTSRTRTTMQKPTTSSPSSISISPRSSRPSVFISPSSSSSVVLPRTDAGTIPATDARREGTVIATQPSSSSGGASPAIYAGVGVGVLVVIAVIIIVVYCLRKKSKRVDLNEASALSTQAGHGLNEYSSQRVASVSYAKTVETKLESDYEKPDKRKLTNDYEKPDKRKLTNEYEKPEKPSYLTPTDGVHLENDYETDPGREKTYTTLKASSMEPEATYQTTGKGASNYAKLNPGSRIAESFYEETKKSDHDYRELDKRESHYAGLTGEETAAPGYAKTKRIDDNDYYEPASKGGKGRYADLLPGGRTKVDSYAAVSRVDKDGYLDSDNVSKALSQSLAPRRLEIGNPMYEKPVGLLTNDAGYAELAKDQDDDYKEPGYASANRGGGAQLG, encoded by the exons ATGTCCAATTCGTCGTGTACGTCATCAGAACATCCGCTCACGAGATTTTTCAAACCTCGTGCTTTCAGCCGGAGAGAACTGGACCGAG ATTTCTCCCCCACGCTAATGGCAAGACCTCGCTGCCTTCTCGCAGCCAGTCTCCTTCTCTCGCTAGTCCTCTTCGCCCGGGGGCAGTCTGGTTACACGACGGATGAGTGCGAAGACCTGATACCACCCGGGCTCTCGCAGCAGAATCGAGGCGTAGGAGACTTTCCCTACATCATAAGCGTGGCAACTACAAACGGAAGTGTTGTCGCGAGCTATCGTCCCTCTCGAACCTATATTG TTTCTTTACTCGACGTCTCGGTCTCTAAGAGGACGTACGTGGCGTTTCTCTTGCAGGCTCGAGCAGATACCAGTCGCGCTATTGGACGATTTGCTGAAGACGCGCTTGCTCGGACTCTCACCTGCTCAAGTGTCAAC GACTCGGTGACCAATAGAAATATCATGGGTCAGCTACCGTATTCGAAAATCTCGGTTATGTGGAAAGCACCTGATCAGTATACTACGGATACTATTTGCTTTAC AGCCAGTGTGGTGGACTCGAATAGCAGTTGGTTTATATTGAATGACACCTGTATCAGTCGCTTTG tttCTTGTTCGCCGAGTCCGTGTCAAAATGGAGGCAATTGCTCTGTTGTCAACGGAACGTTTCACTGTGCTTGCCCCTATTCTTATCTTCCTCCGTTCTGTGAAAAGAAATCCT CTTGTTTGCCAAATCCTTGTGCAAACGGTGGCAGCTGCGTTTCGCGGTCATCAGCTAGAGGTTTCTATTGCCAGTGCGCCGAAAACTTTGCAGGCGAAATATGCCAGTCTCCCGTCCCATACTCGTACGGACTGTCTGTCAAATTGGACAGAAATCGAACGACTGTTAGCTGGAATAGCAGCGCAATAGCGGCCCTTTTCAATTCCTCCACCTCGTTCCGCACTATTTCGGTTCTCTACGGCATCTCTCCGGGTCCCGTTTTTGTTCCAGAACAAATTGACCTTCCAGGCGTGGCGAATGGCGTCACGATTACTGATTTGCTTCCAGGATTCAGCTACGACTTGACAGTGAAATTCGTACCGACGAATCAGCTTGAAGTGTCGTCAGTCTTGGTTGCTGGAAATTTTACAACTCCTTCAA ACTGCTCTGCGGGCAAATACGGGTCGAATTGCTCGGAAGACTGCGGCTGTCTTTCGGTGACAAACGTGGGGACGTGCAATCTTCAGACAGGACGTTGCTACTGCAGAAAATACGGAG ATAATGTCAATGGCCTGGATGTCATTAGGGCTCCTGTAGTTCGCATTGAGTCCGTGAGTCGGCACAGTGTCGCTATCTCAGTCAATTTAAATGACACCCTGCTCGGAGTATCGGATTTGAATTATACCGTACTATTTGTCGAGGGCCGAATTGATCGGTCGGGCGTTTCAAGGCGACGTACTACCGACTCGTGGAACTCCGTCCTGTGCACTGGCTCTCCCAAGAAATGTGAAATTCAGTATTTGACAGCCGGTCAAGACTACAGTCTCGCCGTAGAGATGTCCTACGCAACTCCCAAGTCTGGTTTCGGTCCCTCAGCTAGTTGCCTTTCAGGAGTTGTCTCATTTCGAACGGAAGAGCCAG AGTGCCCTTCCTTGTGCGATTGCACCGAAGAATCGCACGGAGTCTATCCGTACACTGGAGCGTTTCTGCACGTGAATTGCAGCTACCGTGGACTCGCTCACGTTCCGAGAAACCTGTCAAACGCGACGACCCACTT AGACCTCGCTGGTAATTCGCTGGGCGGTCTGGATCCCCTTGAACTGATGCCTCTTACGTCGCTTCTCTATTT GAATCTCTCTAATGCTGGGTTGGGTCGCCTAGGAAATGAACCATtcaaaggcctaaacattgcTATATT GGATCTCTCGCACAACGGTCTCTCTGACGACGATTTATTATGCGTATCGTTTCAAGGAATGAATCCGACGCTCACCTATTT ATATTTGCAGCACAACGATCTGAATGCTATAGAGACTTGCAAAGACGATCAAGTCTCTGGAGCCAAGAAAGCCTTTTCATCTCTTCTTTATAT AGACTTGAGTCACTGTGACATCACTCAGCTGTCAACGGATTTTCTAAAACTAATGCCAAATCTTTTCTACCT GTATTTACAGTTCAACAGCTTAAGTGTTTTTCCTACCGTAGCTCTGAGGCAATTGAAAAGTCTGACGGTCTT AGATGTTGGTCACAATGACTTTACCTCCGTTGATGCAGACGCCTTCTCGGCTGACCTTTCCACGCT ATATCTTAATGACAATCAGATAAGGGACATTCCTTCCGGCGCATTCACGAACGCAAAAAATCTTTACGTCCT TGACTTGTCAAACAACAACCTTCAAAATTTTGACAAAAAACTCTTGTTCAATCTCACATACTTAAGTCAATT AAATTTGAGAGGCAACggtattcgttttcttgctcCAGGCCTGCTGTCTACAAATCCTTATATCAGAACTCT GGACATTAGCAATAACGGTCTGGCTGAATTGGATCCGCGGCTATTTCATGGCCTCACGATGCTCGGATTTCT ATACTGCGACGGCAACGCGTTTAATTGCGACTGCGCCAAAACCTGGGCGTACAACTTTAACTGGACTATCAATCAAGTTCCTGTAACCCAATTCAATTCCAGCTATAACTGCA GCTGTACTGACTGCAAAACGACGTGTCCGGCTGATTGTGACCAAATCAGCAGTAAATTAACTTGCAGAGCGATTACTGCTGGATGCAGTTGCTTTCAGTCCTCAGTTGCAAAGTGTCCGAATTTCGCTACCTTAG ATACCTGTGGGTCGAGTCCGTGCATGAACGGCGGAAGCTGCACGATTCTCAATAACAGATACAAATGCATTTGTCCTTTTGATTACGAGGGACAGCAGTGCGAAACGAAACTTA ATTGCCAGCCAAATCCGTGTCTAAATCGCGGTCGTTGCTACGAAAGACGAGGGGGTCGATACAGTTGTTCGTGCAAGGACGGATACGCCGGCGATCGTTGCGAAATAG AAATTCCGTACGACTACGGAATCAGTGTGATGTCTTTGTCAGAGTACAATGCCTCGGTGTCGTGGAACATTGGCAATATCTCGCGTTTGCTAAACGATTCGGTTCTCAATTCGTATCTCTCCTACGGCATCAAGACTCAATATGGATCGTTGCCTAAAGTCGGGGCCAGCGTTTCCAAAGGCGCATCGTCTGCCGTCTTGACAGACGTGAGGCCTGGATTTGAGTACGTACTCGAATTGACTGTCATCTTGGGAGGCTCCAAATCAGCTACTATAATCGGAACGTACACACAGCCTTCAG ATTGTCCGACTGGAACGTATGGAAAAATCGATAACTGTACACTCAAATGCCCCTGTTCTACGTCAAATAACGTCGGCTCGTGTGACGTTGACAATGGTCAGTGCTTCTGCCAAAACAAGACAG CGGACGCCATAGGAACGAGTGTTATAAGAGCTCCCCTTCTTCGGGTCATCGACGTTGGAGAAGATCACGTCAACGTTTCGATTGACCATAGCCAATTTCCTGGATATTTTGATTTgatcgttctttttttccccaACTGGCAACTACCAGAATACCTTGTTAACTACTGGTTTAACGTCAACTGCACTGGAAGGGAAGCGTCGTGCAGGATCCCTCACCTATCCTCCGGAACGAAGTACTCACTCGCCGTTCAAGCAACGTACTCTCGAGGacaaagattaggcgttGGAGAATGCGTCTCCGGTGCTGTTTATACGACGACCACTAAGGGCT TTTGCCCCAAGGAGTGCGTTTGCAATGAGGATATTGGGTCGTTTCGAggaacgacgccgtctccgaATCGATTCTATTATGTTGATTGTTCTAATAAAAGCTTGAAAGCGATACCATCGAAATTTTCACCCAAAACAACTCACCT GTTTTTGGATAGAAACGCTATCACTTTTTTTCCCTCTGGAGCATTTGATAATATGCCTTTTCTCATTCTATT aaatttgtCGCGAAATGCCATCTCTAAAATCTCGGGGTCCCCATTCGCTGGCCTGTCTTTGGGAGTACT AGACCTCTCGTCTAACAAACTACCCGACGGCCAAGCATTTTGTAGAGCATTTACCAATCTAACAGCCGCCAGTCTTCt AAATTTGCAGAGTAACAGCCTGACTGACTTAAACTGCAATGCGGTCGGAAGCTTTGTGTACTCGCTTAGACAAAT TGATCTTTCGTATAATATGCTCAAGTCGAAGACTATTGGCATTGTTCGCTATTCCAATCGTCTGTCTTCACT GAAATTGCGTCACAACGCTTTCGACGATGTTCCTACTTCTGAATTGCAGGCAGCTACAGATCTGGCTCATTT AGATCTGAGTCACAATTCCATCACATTCATTGGTGACGAAACCATTCCTAATTCAGAACTTGGACGACT GTATCTGCAAAGCAACAAAATTAGCAGAATCGATAGCGGTTCCTTCAGAAACATGACTGGACTCTTGATACT AGATCTTTCATACAACAGCGTTGCATATTTACACGCGGAATTGTTTGTCAACTGCACCTATCTTCAGCATCT ATCGCTTGCGGAGAATCAAATTCAATACGTTCCTCCTGGTCTATTTTCTAATAACCAGCTTATGAGAGTCTT TGATATCAGCAACAATTCTGTAAGCGAAGTCGATCCAAGGGCATTCGTTGGACCATACTCAATTAGCACTTT GAACTGCGAAGGAAATCCTTTCAACTGCGACTGTGCCAGGCAGTGGGCACTGAATAGTTCTTGGACGAGTTATCGAATCATTCCAACGGACTTAGCCCCACATCAGTGCG CTTGCCACACGGGTCTTTGTACAGGTCTGTGTCGTATTTGCCGGCTGGTAAGGATTCACCCAAAGTGTCGGTCAGTGTCAAGCGGCTGCAGttgcttctcgtcgtcagtcCAACGCTGCCCCGATTTCGATCCAATAATTACTTTCCCAACGTCAAGAACTCGCACGACGATGCAAAAGCCAACGACGAGTTCGCCCAGttctatttctatttctcCCCGTTCCAGTAGACCGTCTGTTTTTATTTCTCCAAGTTCCAGTAGTAGTGTTGTTCTACCCCGTACTGACGCCGGCACGATTCCTGCCACGGATGCCAGAAGGGAAGGAACTGTGATCGCCACTCAGCCATCTTCTTCATCTGGTGGTGCATCACCTGCTATCTATGCAGGAGTTGGCGTTGGAGTACTCGTTGTCATCGCAGTCATCATTATTGTTGTCTACTGCTTACG GAAAAAATCCAAGAGAGTGGACTTGAATGAAGCCAGTGCCCTCAGCACTCAAGCGGGGCACGGTTTGAATGAATACAG TTCTCAAAGAGTCGCTTCTGTTAGCTATGCGAAAACAG TGGAAACAAAATTGGAAAGCGATTACGAAAAACCGGATAAGCGAAAATTGACAAACGATTACGAAAAGCCGGATAAACGAAAATTGACGAACGAATACGAAAAGCCTGAAAAGCCATCCTATCTTACCCCCACCGACGGCGTTCACTTGGAAAACGACTACGAGACGGACCCCGGCCGAGAGAAAACATATACGACGCTCAAGGCGTCGTCCATGGAACCCGAAGCAACGTATCAGACGACGGGGAAGGGAGCATCGAACTACGCCAAGCTGAATCCTGGGAGTAGGATCGCCGAATCGTTCtacgaagagacgaagaaatcggACCACGACTATCGGGAGCTGGATAAACGCGAGTCTCACTACGCCGGATTGACCGGcgaagagacggcggcaccGGGATacgcaaagacaaagagaatcgacgacaacgactaTTACGAACCGGCTTCCAAAGGTGGTAAAGGAAGGTACGCCGATCTTCTCCCCGGCGGCAGGACTAAGGTCGATTCCTACGCGGCGGTATCGAGAGTTGACAAGGATGGGTATCTCGATTCAGATAATGTTAGCAAGGCCTTGTCTCAAAGTTTGGCTCCGCGTCGACTTGAAATTGGAAATCCGATGTACGAAAAACCCGTTGGTTTGTTGACCAACGATGCGGGCTACGCCGAACTTGCGAAGGATCAGGACGACGACTACAAGGAGCCGGGCTACGCGAGCGCAAATCGCGGCGGTGGAGCTCAGCTGGGATGA